TGGACTTACTGCTACTATTCGCTGTCAATTTCCTAACCGTACTGATGGCCGGACTTGTTGCTGGACGGCCATTAGGCGGGAGCTGGGGAACATTGTTTGGAACCTTCAGCCTGAGTTTCGTGGCTGCGACCTTCTTTGTGAGTGTGATTTTCAGTATAGGTGTTTTCCTGCTGGTGTTAACTGGATCGATTTTGATACCGGCGATCGTGGTGGTGGTCTTTCCCCTCATCATTGGCGTGCTCCATGTACTCGGTGAGTGGGACTGGATTAAATATATCGACTTCTTCGGCGTCGCCCAAAATATCGGCGTCGGTGGCATGAAGGTTAGTGCGTTGCCCCCGTATATCGCTGTCAGTTTAGCGCTATTAGTTGTGATGATTGGCTCATCAGCGTTAATGTTGCGAAACAAGGAACTGTAACTGACCTTTTAAGATTTAAAAACGATCCGCATTTTGGCTAGTTGGCCTTGTGCGGATCGCTTTTTAGTTGCCTGTTAAACAGTCTCGATTAATTGGTTGAAAATTTCCAAAAATTTCTGGGCGGCGCCAGACATTGGGACGTTTTTCGTCCAGATTAAGGCCATCTTGGTGGTTAGTGTCGGCGAAAAGGGAACGAATTCTAGCTGCATTTCATCATGGCCGATTAAATGGCTGAGACCGACAATATACCCGGAACCGAGTTGAGCAAGCAGACCAGCATTGTAAATCAAGTTGTAGCGAGCCACGACTTGATTAGGGTTAAAGGCGTGGCCGGCCCAATCAGTGAGCATTTTGACAACTGGTTCGCGTTCCGAAACGATCAACGCCTGACCCCGAATCGTTTCTGGTGAAATAGCGGTTTGCGCCGCTAGCGGATCGGAAATGGGGATGAGAAGGCCCCAGCGATTTTCACCTGGGATACGGCGATAGGCATATTTATACGTGTCGGCCGGATCAATCACGACGCCAAAGTCGAGTAAACCATGGTCTAACCGCTCCTTAATATCATCGGCATTGCCGCTGTATAGCTGCAGTGTCACATCAGGAAAAGCAGCGATCAATTGTTGCGCTGCCTTTAACACAATCTGATTAAGTCGTGACTCGCCAAGACCAATTGCCAGCGTACCGCTGACGGCATGGTCATCGACAATGTCTGCAACCGCAGCGTCTGTCAACGTGAGAATTTGTCTGGCGCGATTCACCAAATACGTCCCATTAGCGGTTAAGCTTATTGCCCGACTTTTTCGGTTAAACAGCTTTGTACCGAGTTCTGTTTCCAACTCCTGCATTTGCCGCGACAAAGCAGGTTGCGAAATATGGATGGCATTGGCAGCGGCCGTAATCGTACCGGCGTCGGCAATCGCCACGAGATAGCGCAATGTTCGTAATTCCATGAAAAGGCCTCCGATACATAAGGAAATATCATAATACTATATGTTATATAAGCATTATACATTTTAAGTCATCGGACCGATAATAACCTTAAACATTGAAAGAAGGCATTCGTCATGAATGACAAGAATCAAAACGCCGGACTTTTCGGCTTAGGTGAAGCTAATACCGCTTACCAACAGTATTTTACGGGCAACAGTTATCTGAATGGTTTGGTCGCCGCGGCAGATGAGATCGATGTGACTGTTGCCAACGTGACATTCGAACCTGGTTGCCGGAACAATTGGCATATTCATCACAATGGTTTTCAGATTTTACTGGTCACAAGCGGTGAGGGCTGGTACCAGGAAGCCGGTAAGCCAGCACAATTGCTGCATCCCGGTGATGTGGTCACGATTCATGAAGGCGTGAAGCACTGGCACGGCGCAACCAAAGACAGCTGGTTTAGTCATGTGGCGATCACCAAAGGTACTAGTGAATGGTTGGAACCTGTTTCGGATCAAGCTTATTCGCAGCTAACGGAGGCACAATAAGATGGCAAAACAAACAGCAGGACGCAAACAGTTGGAAAAATTTGCCCCACAGTTTGCTGCATTGAATGACGATGTTTTGTTTGGGGAAGTTTGGGCAAAAGAGAATGAACTGTCTGCCCATGATCGCAGCATGATCACGATTGCTTGCCTTATGACCAGTGGCGATTTTCCACAACTCAAAGCCCATTTACAATTAGGAAAAGAACACGGCCTGACGAAAGAGGAAGTCGTTGCTGAAATCACTCATCTCGCTTTTTACGCCGGCTGGCCAAAGGCGTGGTCTGCGTTTAATCTGGCGAAAGAAGTGTATGGCGAATGATAAACGTCCTCATACTTGGTGCTGCCAGTCAGATTTCACGCTTTTTAATTCCAGATTTGTTGGCAGATAAAACTGTGAACCTGACGCTATTTGCCCGCCGAGCACCGCAACGGTTAGGGCAATATGCAGGTGAGTCGCGTGTGACGTTGGTTGACGGCGACTGGAATCAAGAAGCCGATATTGAACAGGTTATGCCGAATCAAGACATCGTTTTTCTGGCAAGTTCCAGTCTCGTTGGTAATTAAAATGTTGTCACAGCGATGAAACATACCGATGTCCAACGGTTGATTGTCGCAGGCGGCCTTGGGATTGACGATGAAGTTGCCGGCAAGTTTGGCAACTGGAATGCGCGGATGATGGGAGATTACACACCATACAAACAGGCCGCAAAGGTGATTTTAGACAGCGGCTTGAATACCACTTATCTTCGCATGACATGGTTATACGACGAAAACGGCAACGAAAAGTATGAAATCGTGCCAGAAGGCCAGCCGTTGCGCGGAACTCAGGTGACGCGTCAGGCGGTAGCGAAGTTGGTGACTGCCATCGTGAGACAGCCCAGTTTATACCAATACGCAAATATTGGCGTTGTTGAACCGGGGACTGAGTGGGACAAACCATCGTTTTATTAAAGTTGCATGATTCATCTGAACCACCGATCAATTCGCAAATTAGAATTGATCGGTGGTTTTTTGAGATGCTACCTTGATGCTAGCTGATTAGAGCACTGGGGTTGTCATTCAGGATCAAAAGAATTACGCTTGTTCTATGAATATCGAACAAGCAGATCAAACAATGGCGAATATTTTTAAAGTTCTAGGTGAACCGCATCGAATTGAGATTTTGCGTATCCTTTATCATGCTGGTCGAGAATTGACGTGCTCAGAAGTCAGTGCCCAGTTAAATTTGAGTAAATCGACAGTGTCATATCATTTTCGAGCTATGCGGTTAGCGGGCTTGACGAATACGCGCCAAGTAGCACAAATCAAGTATCTGTCTATCAATACGGCAGTTTTTGATCGGTTTTTACCGGGGTTTTTAGCGACCCTGTAATTTTTGGCTTGCTTGTTCGATATTCATCGAATAAAGGAGATGTACCACATGCTTAAATTATTTTATGCTTCAGGAACCAGTGCAATGGCGCCGCATATTCTACTGACTGACGCGGGACTTAATTTTGAGTTGGAAAAGGTGAACTTAGATCAAAAAACTTGGCGCGGTGGCGATTACGATCAAATCAACGCCAAGTCTTATGTGCCGACCTTGCAAATAGCGCCAGAACAATACTTAACAGAATGTGCTGTGATTTTAGAGTACATTGACTTTCAAGCCCGACAAAATGATAGTAGCAATTATGCCACAGATGAATACTGGCAGGAGCGGGTGTGGCTCAACTATATTGCCACAGAACTCCACAAAAACTTTATTTCGCCTTTTCGGAAGGGTAATTGGCTACCTAATACGGATGATAGCAAACGGTTGGTGTGGCAGCGAGTTGCCCCGCGACTAGCTTATGTTGAAGCACGGTTTCAGGGACCATGGCTAATGGGGCAGCATTTTTCAATGACGGATCCTTATCTGTTTGTCATGACAAATTGGATGCACCGGCTTGATTTTTCATTTGATCATTTGCCAAAATTAAAGGCCTTTGACGAGCGAATGCGACAACGGCCAAGTGTGCAGGAAGTTCTGCGGGTGGAAGGGAAGCCGCACAGCGTTACTGATGGTTAATGCGGGTGAAGCAGTGACGCTTGTGTCTTTCTTGTGTCCGAACGACACTATTGACAAGGTCTGCTTGAACGAGACTCATGCTTCAAGTAAACTTGTCGGTACTTTTACAGATCATTGATGTTCAAAATGAGTGAGACAGAGCCATCAATTTTGCTGATAGTAACCTATTTTGCGATCACAATAAGGAGTAAACTGTTGGATTTAAATGAAGACTTTTTCAAACATTATCATTACAAAACAGAGTTGATGGCAATTTGCCGACAGCATCGGTTACCTGCTGGTGGTACAAAGGCGGCATTAAATCAGCGTTTGCAAGCATTGGTGGCAGGGCAGCGGCTTGACACACCAACGAGCAAGGTTAAACGACTGGCTAAACCTGTTAAGGAATTATCGGTAACGACGCCCCTCGCCAACTCTGGATTTTCCTTCAATGCTGAGGCGCGACAATTTTTTGCTGCGTACTTTCATGTCAGCAAGTTCGCATTCACAAAACCTATGGCCGTTCTCAAACGTCAAGCGGAAGCGCAACCCCAATTAGCATTAACGGTCGCTGATTTAATTGACGTTTATCAGGCAACTCGCAATTCAAAAGCTCGTCAACAATTTCTCGC
This genomic window from Lacticaseibacillus paracasei subsp. paracasei contains:
- a CDS encoding ABC transporter permease produces the protein MINQIRADFYRQIHTTGMYIMLVLTIIYAATTTLGQSVGGVTVRGDSGQFAQVGGKSWSVLTGIKVANMGETMLLYVFIGVFVIVFGYEFSQKVYKNTLISGISRLAFVLAKYLVMLLDLLLLFAVNFLTVLMAGLVAGRPLGGSWGTLFGTFSLSFVAATFFVSVIFSIGVFLLVLTGSILIPAIVVVVFPLIIGVLHVLGEWDWIKYIDFFGVAQNIGVGGMKVSALPPYIAVSLALLVVMIGSSALMLRNKEL
- a CDS encoding LysR family transcriptional regulator → MELRTLRYLVAIADAGTITAAANAIHISQPALSRQMQELETELGTKLFNRKSRAISLTANGTYLVNRARQILTLTDAAVADIVDDHAVSGTLAIGLGESRLNQIVLKAAQQLIAAFPDVTLQLYSGNADDIKERLDHGLLDFGVVIDPADTYKYAYRRIPGENRWGLLIPISDPLAAQTAISPETIRGQALIVSEREPVVKMLTDWAGHAFNPNQVVARYNLIYNAGLLAQLGSGYIVGLSHLIGHDEMQLEFVPFSPTLTTKMALIWTKNVPMSGAAQKFLEIFNQLIETV
- a CDS encoding cupin domain-containing protein, producing MNDKNQNAGLFGLGEANTAYQQYFTGNSYLNGLVAAADEIDVTVANVTFEPGCRNNWHIHHNGFQILLVTSGEGWYQEAGKPAQLLHPGDVVTIHEGVKHWHGATKDSWFSHVAITKGTSEWLEPVSDQAYSQLTEAQ
- a CDS encoding carboxymuconolactone decarboxylase family protein, which encodes MAKQTAGRKQLEKFAPQFAALNDDVLFGEVWAKENELSAHDRSMITIACLMTSGDFPQLKAHLQLGKEHGLTKEEVVAEITHLAFYAGWPKAWSAFNLAKEVYGE
- a CDS encoding ArsR/SmtB family transcription factor: MNIEQADQTMANIFKVLGEPHRIEILRILYHAGRELTCSEVSAQLNLSKSTVSYHFRAMRLAGLTNTRQVAQIKYLSINTAVFDRFLPGFLATL
- a CDS encoding glutathione S-transferase family protein, producing the protein MLKLFYASGTSAMAPHILLTDAGLNFELEKVNLDQKTWRGGDYDQINAKSYVPTLQIAPEQYLTECAVILEYIDFQARQNDSSNYATDEYWQERVWLNYIATELHKNFISPFRKGNWLPNTDDSKRLVWQRVAPRLAYVEARFQGPWLMGQHFSMTDPYLFVMTNWMHRLDFSFDHLPKLKAFDERMRQRPSVQEVLRVEGKPHSVTDG
- a CDS encoding SAP domain-containing protein, with amino-acid sequence MDLNEDFFKHYHYKTELMAICRQHRLPAGGTKAALNQRLQALVAGQRLDTPTSKVKRLAKPVKELSVTTPLANSGFSFNAEARQFFAAYFHVSKFAFTKPMAVLKRQAEAQPQLALTVADLIDVYQATRNSKARQQFLAENAEEKTYEWNRFVHDFFADPATRQFRPRLKVAAILWQQVKQSTAPKQYVHSLLQAYHEAIAGYVQTSSEIDQ